A genomic stretch from Setaria italica strain Yugu1 chromosome VII, Setaria_italica_v2.0, whole genome shotgun sequence includes:
- the LOC101786011 gene encoding egg cell-secreted protein 1.4, whose amino-acid sequence MAQLLRLAAAVALLVFLAATAPAADAGRGAPTSAAPPLAARLRAFSVSLDEAGEDGGGAGGFAECWDALTRLGSCTSEIVLFFVNGESYIGPECCVAIRGATRHCWPSMLAAAGFTAEEADVLRGFCDAEAAHKGSPPPAGPVPAPGKPLV is encoded by the exons ATGGCGCAGCTCCTacgtctcgccgccgccgtcgcgctgctCGTCTTCCTCGCCGCGACGGCTCCTGCGGCCGACGCTGGCCGGGgcgcccccacctccgccgccccgcctcTGGCGGCTCGCCTGCGCGCCTTCTCCGTCTCCCTCGACG aggccggcgaggacggcggcggcgccggcggtttCGCGGAGTGCTGGGACGCGCTGACGAGGCTGGGGTCGTGCACGAGCGAGATCGTGCTCTTCTTCGTCAACGGCGAGTCGTACATCGGGCCCGAGTGCTGCGTCGCCATCCGCGGCGCCACGCGGCACTGCTGGCCCTccatgctcgccgccgccggcttcaccgccgaggaggccgaCGTCCTGCGCGGGTTTTGTGACGCCGAGGCCGCACACAAGGGCAGCCCGCCCCCCGCGGGGCCCGTCCCCGCGCCCGGGAAGCCTCTCGTGTGA